The DNA window GTTCAGCTTCGCCCACGAGCGCAACGGCCGGAAGGCGCTGTACGAGGACGGCGTCTTCGTGGAGTACGTGGTGCTGACCGCCGCCGAGCTGGCCCGGATCCCGTTCTGTGCGGCGCGGGTGGTGTGGCGGCGGGCGGACGTGCCGGCCGGGCTGGCCCAATCGGAGGCGCCGATGCCCCGCACGCCGTACGACACCGTCGATTTCCACCTCAACGAGGCGCTTACCAACCTCTATGTCGGTCTCCACCGTGAACTGCGCGGGGAACGGCTGAGCGCCTTCCGGTTCATCCAGTCGCACGCGGTGGACCGGGTCGTCTCGCTGATGCGGCTGAGCAGCGGGGAAGCGCCGTACCGGGATCCGTTCGACGTGACCCGGCGGGTGGAGCGCGCCTACCCGGCGGACGTGCTGCCGCTGGCCGCGATGGTCCCCGGATACGCGCACAACACGGCCGCCGCGCGGACCATCTTCGAATGGCTCGGGAAGCGTTATCCGGTGCACCCCGGAATCGGCGCGGCGATCACCGCACTACTGACCCGTTCGGGGGATTACTCCTGATCTTTGCAACGAGGACGGTCTATGCCATGGCGGATGTGGTTCCGAAATGGAGAGCGGTCGTCCTCGACTTCGTGGAGCGGGGCGGGTGGTCGGCCGGGCAGGTCTTCTTCGCGACGCTGCTGGCCGGCGGGATCGGCTCGGTCGCCGACCTGCCGTGGGCGGAGGCGCTCACTCTCGCGGTCAGCGCCTTCGTCTCGTCGGTGATCCTCACCGGCGTGCAGTACCTGTCGAAGCAGACCAACCTGGCGTTCTGGCCGGATCTGATCGTCCGGCTGGCGAAGACGTTCCTCAGTTCGCTGTCGGCGTCGATCCTGGCCGGCGCGTTCGACGTGACCACGTTCGACTGGGAGACCGCCCTCAACGTGGCGTTCCTGGCGACGCTCGCCTCGCTCGGCAAGGGGCTGCTGGCCCGTGAGCCGGCCGCGCCGAACGGGCAGGTGCCGCCGGACGCGTCGCCGTCGACGCTGCCGACCGGCACCTACCGCGAGGCCGTCGATCACGCGCCGGCCCCGCCCACGATCGACGCGACCAACCCGCCGGCGTCGGGGGGCTCCTCAGTACCCGATCGGTAGCCCGGCGTAGTTCTCGGCGAGGCCGGTCGCCCCGGCCTCGCTGTTCGCCACCCACTTGAGCTGCGACAACTGCAGCTGGGCGTCGAACGGGTCGCCGGACGTGTGCAGCATCGTCGTCATCCACCAGGAGAAGTGCGTGCACCGCCAGACCCGCCGCTGCGCGTCGTCGGAGTAGCTGTCGGCTTTTCGGGGGTCGCGGTTTTTGATTTTGTCGATCAGGGCCTTGCTGAGCAGTGCGACGTCGGCGATCGCCAGGTTGAGGCCCTTCGCGCCGGTCGGCGGGACGATGTGCGCGGCGTCGCCGGCCAGGAACAGGTTGCCCTGCCGCATCGGGGTCTGCACGTAACTGCGCATCGGCAGCACGCTCTTGTCGGTGATCGGGCCGGGGGTGAGCTTCCAGCCGTTCTGGCCGTGGCCGAGGCGGGTGGCGAGCGCCTCCCAGATCCGGTCGTCGGACCACGACTGCGGGTCGGTGCCGTTCGGGACCTGCAGGTAGAGCCGGCTCACCGTGGCGGAGCGCATCGAGTGCAGGGCGAAGCCGTCCGGGTGCCAGGCGTAGATCAGCTCGTCGGTGGAGGGCGCCACGTCGGCGAGGATCCCGAGCCAGGAGTACGGGTAGATCTTCTCGTACTTCTCCGCCGCCGCCACGGCGTTCCGGCTCGGGCCGAAGGAGCCGTCACAGCCGGCGATGGCGTCGGCATCCAGCCGATGGCTCTGCCCCGATGCGTCGGTGAAGGTCACGTGATCGTCGTGGACCGCCACGTCGGAGACCTCGTAGTGGATCTCCTGGCCGCCGGCTCGGCGGGCCGCGATCAGGTCCTTCTGGACCTCGGTCTGACCGTAGACCCACACGCTGCGCCCGGCCAGGTTCACGAAGTCCAGGTGGTGCCGCTCGCCCGGCCACTGCAGGTAGATCCCGCGGTGGTGGTCGCCCTCGGTGCGGATCCGGTCCCCGAGCCCGGCCTTCTCAAGCAGCTCGACGCTGGAGTGTTCCAGGATGCCGGCGCGGATCCGGGCCGCGACGTACTCCTCGGAGCGGGTCTCGAGGACCACCGATGCGACCCCGCCCTGGGCGAGGAGGTGGGAAAGAAGCAGGCCGGCCGGGCCGGCGCCGATGATGGCGACCTGGGTACGCATGCCCCTCAGAGTTCGGCACCCGGCGGCCGCCGGGCAAGGCCCTATTTCCACTGAACGGAAGAAGACCCCGCAAGGGTACGGCCGATGCCGTGCGCCGCGACCTGCAGAGCCGACACCAGCCGGGGCAGTTGGCGGCGCAGATCCGGGACGACCATGCCGAGCG is part of the Actinoplanes missouriensis 431 genome and encodes:
- a CDS encoding 4-hydroxybenzoate 3-monooxygenase, whose protein sequence is MRTQVAIIGAGPAGLLLSHLLAQGGVASVVLETRSEEYVAARIRAGILEHSSVELLEKAGLGDRIRTEGDHHRGIYLQWPGERHHLDFVNLAGRSVWVYGQTEVQKDLIAARRAGGQEIHYEVSDVAVHDDHVTFTDASGQSHRLDADAIAGCDGSFGPSRNAVAAAEKYEKIYPYSWLGILADVAPSTDELIYAWHPDGFALHSMRSATVSRLYLQVPNGTDPQSWSDDRIWEALATRLGHGQNGWKLTPGPITDKSVLPMRSYVQTPMRQGNLFLAGDAAHIVPPTGAKGLNLAIADVALLSKALIDKIKNRDPRKADSYSDDAQRRVWRCTHFSWWMTTMLHTSGDPFDAQLQLSQLKWVANSEAGATGLAENYAGLPIGY